A single window of Podarcis raffonei isolate rPodRaf1 chromosome 9, rPodRaf1.pri, whole genome shotgun sequence DNA harbors:
- the CXXC4 gene encoding CXXC-type zinc finger protein 4: MNTNVCVETGPSAEAPGLPKENHLPDGALNSLVDYNSEMERYRSFATFYKTNGGAFPQAAKIARITTPIFPSAAAAAAARIGMSPWNCDTATAAAATAMLWGSGAGGGGAGVGGPANPAAAVAGGVAARKAAAAAAASSAAAAAAAAAAVVSSSVSSSSSSLHAAGRSGGGGAGASGLHHRGDSQQRLGKPGCAPAEQASLQMANNNFLSTLAPEHCRPLAGECMNKLKCGAAEAEIMNLPERVGTFSAIPALGGISLPPGVIVMTALHSPAAASAAVTDSAFQIANLADCPQSHSSSSSSSSSLGAAGGGGGGGGGGGGGGGGGGGGGGGGGGAGNPAKKKRKRCGVCVPCKRLINCGVCSSCRNRKTGHQICKFRKCEELKKKPGTSLERTPVPSAEAFRWFF; the protein is encoded by the coding sequence ATGAACACCAACGTGTGCGTGGAGACGGGGCCCAGCGCCGAGGCGCCGGGCCTGCCCAAGGAGAACCACCTGCCCGACGGCGCCCTCAACAGCCTTGTGGATTACAACTCGGAGATGGAGAGGTACCGCTCCTTCGCCACCTTCTACAAAACCAACGGCGGCGCCTTCCCGCAGGCGGCCAAGATCGCGCGCATCACCACCCCCATCTTccccagcgccgccgccgccgccgccgcgcgcaTCGGCATGTCGCCCTGGAACTGCGACACGGCCacggccgccgccgccaccgccatgCTGTGGGGCAGCggcgcgggcggcggcggcgcgggcgTCGGAGGCCCCGCCAACCCGGCGGCGGCCGTGGCCGGCGGCGTGGCGGCCCgcaaagccgccgccgccgctgccgcctcctccgcggcagcagccgccgccgccgcagccgccGTGGTGTCGTCGTCggtgtcgtcgtcgtcgtcgtcgctgCACGCCGCCGgccggagcggcggcggcggggccggAGCCAGCGGCCTGCACCACCGCGGCGACTCCCAGCAGCGCCTAGGCAAGCCGGGCTGCGCGCCGGCCGAGCAGGCCTCGTTGCAAATGGCCAACAACAACTTCCTCTCCACCTTGGCGCCCGAGCACTGCAGACCTTTGGCGGGCGAATGCATGAACAAGCTCAAATGCGGCGCCGCCGAAGCGGAGATAATGAATCTCCCCGAGCGCGTGGGGACTTTTTCCGCTATCCCGGCTTTAGGGGGCATCTCATTACCTCCCGGGGTCATCGTCATGACAGCCCTGCACTCCCCCGCCGCAGCCTCCGCAGCCGTCACAGACAGCGCGTTTCAAATTGCCAATCTGGCAGACTGCCCGCAGAgccattcctcctcctcgtcgtcctcctcctccctgggagccgccggaggaggaggaggcggagggggaggcgggggcggaggaggaggaggaggcgggggaggaggtggaggcggaGGAGGGGCAGGCAACCCTgccaagaagaagaggaaaaggtgCGGGGTGTGCGTGCCCTGCAAGAGGCTCATCAACTGTGGCGTGTGCAGCAGTTGCAGGAACCGCAAAACGGGACACCAGATCTGCAAATTTAGGAAATGTGAAGAGCTAAAGAAAAAACCTGGCACTTCGCTAGAG